From a region of the Odoribacter splanchnicus DSM 20712 genome:
- a CDS encoding HmuY family protein, translating into MKKVIYLLACVAFLGCYSCSDDDDGLKMQDISVEFAVSDAGMDGTGIDLGIKLSRATKESLDVTVQMISTEVSESDITVTPALTNGQVVVNIPAGQASGSFTVAKADGKSPEGNVKFRILSLSLSEGYKIGTLQEMNLSFSPIVSTGGKLTLEGNDGAEKYANMVYVDLSNNSQIQIKRKSWNLGFYCGDEFRVILNSSYATVAVASEKTDFAAVTLEDAQKAPNIAAGAMSEDFSADWIDDVEGDLTKTAFGMIAENAAENKVFFVASADNKTNTDGTENRSLWYKVKVTRNGEGYRVEYGKVGDTTPKTVEIAKNPIYNFVGLSLESGEKVDAQAEGKKWDIMWAYAAAVSQMAFGPVTAFSQDVVTSNSVGGVETAVVMVDEQTTYDNFKVTDITSKADFEKKANVIGTTWRTPAMPGVTNAGVKTDRFYVLKDSYGNYYKLRFTKFGTGTDGTERGRPEIEYALLK; encoded by the coding sequence ATGAAAAAAGTAATTTATCTTTTAGCTTGTGTCGCATTTTTAGGATGTTATTCCTGTAGTGATGACGACGATGGTTTGAAAATGCAGGATATCTCCGTAGAGTTTGCCGTATCGGATGCCGGTATGGATGGTACCGGTATAGACCTGGGGATAAAGCTTAGCCGGGCAACCAAGGAGAGTTTGGATGTTACCGTACAGATGATTTCTACGGAGGTATCCGAGTCGGATATTACCGTTACCCCGGCTCTGACTAACGGTCAGGTGGTGGTGAATATCCCTGCGGGGCAGGCTAGCGGCTCGTTTACAGTAGCTAAAGCCGACGGTAAATCTCCGGAGGGCAACGTGAAGTTTCGGATTCTGTCCCTGTCGCTGAGTGAGGGCTATAAAATCGGTACACTTCAGGAAATGAACTTGTCCTTTAGTCCGATTGTTTCTACCGGAGGAAAATTGACATTGGAAGGAAATGACGGGGCCGAAAAATATGCCAATATGGTATATGTCGATCTGAGCAATAACAGTCAGATACAAATTAAAAGAAAAAGCTGGAATCTGGGATTTTATTGCGGGGATGAATTCAGGGTTATTTTAAATTCGTCTTATGCTACGGTAGCTGTGGCATCGGAGAAAACTGACTTTGCAGCTGTGACACTCGAAGATGCTCAAAAAGCTCCTAATATTGCGGCCGGAGCGATGTCTGAAGATTTTTCCGCCGACTGGATAGATGATGTGGAAGGCGATTTGACTAAAACAGCTTTCGGGATGATTGCAGAAAATGCAGCTGAAAATAAAGTCTTTTTTGTCGCTTCTGCCGATAACAAGACCAATACCGACGGGACAGAAAATAGAAGTCTTTGGTATAAAGTGAAAGTAACCCGTAATGGCGAAGGATACCGGGTAGAATATGGAAAAGTAGGGGATACGACACCGAAGACCGTGGAAATAGCGAAAAATCCGATCTATAATTTTGTCGGGCTTTCACTCGAATCCGGTGAGAAAGTGGATGCACAGGCCGAAGGGAAAAAATGGGATATCATGTGGGCCTATGCTGCTGCCGTTTCACAAATGGCTTTCGGTCCTGTGACTGCTTTTTCACAGGATGTGGTTACTTCTAATAGTGTAGGAGGAGTAGAGACTGCCGTGGTCATGGTGGATGAACAGACTACCTACGATAATTTTAAGGTAACGGATATAACCTCGAAGGCCGATTTTGAAAAGAAAGCCAATGTGATCGGTACTACCTGGCGTACACCTGCTATGCCGGGAGTGACGAATGCCGGCGTGAAAACAGATCGTTTTTATGTATTGAAAGATAGTTATGGAAACTATTATAAACTCCGTTTTACGAAGTTCGGGACCGGTACCGATGGCACCGAACGCGGACGGCCTGAAATAGAATATGCATTGTTGAAATAA
- a CDS encoding cobaltochelatase subunit CobN, with translation MTKNKKWIGTVILLLVLLCGWMAWSKWASTTRIGLVNFQNFQTTSLIKSNEDQFIKYEEVPLEELGRLDRYDFVLGFGMGLRMTAGQREQLQKAADKGTPVYIYAATNPENNICNLDSITKADITSYIGNGNKKNYRNMARYIRRQIDRKLFFVTPADTAVESASDVLFHLDENLSFSTVTDYENYIKGHGFYREGQPKVAIVGGLNDPFSGNRDNIDSLIVSFQRAGLNVYPISSYMKRLAFLKEIQPDAVIHFAHGRMVMGQADAAVEWLKERNIPLFSPLSILQTREEWEKDPMGMFGGFMSQSVVVPELDGAIYPYVVNDQELDKDGVYLFKAIPERLKNFTGIVSHFIRLKQKANADKRVAIYYFKGAGQSSLTAQGLETVPSLYNLIKRLKAEGYKVENLPATENEFEKLLMTQGAVLSTYAEGAFDDFMKNGHPALVEKSEYESWVKQALPQGLYADVVKIYGEAPGNYMSTVENGKSYLAVARIDLGNVVLLPQPMAAVGDDAFAIVHGAKTAPPHTYIGAYLWARYAFGADAMIHFGTHGSLEFTPQKQVALSSYDWPDRLVGTVPHFYYYTIGNVGESMMAKRRSYATTISYLTPPFMESKTRGQYKKLENEIQTYYKTDESGQLQASLAVKKIAVEMGLHRELRLDSLLDRPYSTEEIERIENFAEEIANEKMTGQLYTTGIPYSPEKIRSSVLAMSTDPIAYSLAALDKQNGKVSDKQLNSKVFFTQRYLDPAKRLVSQVLDGKKADEALVCQIAGITPEKLKEAHTILTPPKRGMMGKGKAKPVVQYTNEQKAEARAITEVERTITNIVNYKLALENSPEQEMQSVLNALSGGYIAPTSGGDAVANPQAVPTGRNLYAVNAEATPSEQAWTKGKELVENTLAQYRKTHGDYPRKVSYTFWSSEFIESEGATIAQVLYMLGVEPVRDAYGRVSDLRLIPSETLGRPRIDVVVQTSGQFRDLAASRLALISRAVEMAAASANDKYDNRVAESTVETERLLVEQGVSPKEAREMSAKRVFGGVNGMYGTGIQGMITSGDKWEDEKEIADTYINNMGAVYGSEKEWGEMKSGLLRAVLHHTDVVVQPRQSNTWGALSLDHVYEFMGGMNLAVRNVTGKDPEAYFADYRNRNRVRMQDLKEAIGVESRSTIFNPEYIKEVMKGGASSASQITEVVTNTYGWNVTKPEVIDDAMWNQIYDVYVTDSYKLGTEDFFKQQNPAALQEITAVMLETARKGMWEASEQQISTLANLHTDLVKEFGSAGSGFAGGNAKLQDYIASRVQPERATVYKEQIQSMKTAQVATDKKGMVLKKDEVAQAERGEKNALNGVWIAGGVFALFVILLLVLKKKRKGN, from the coding sequence ATGACAAAAAACAAAAAGTGGATAGGAACGGTTATACTTCTTCTGGTGTTGTTGTGTGGCTGGATGGCTTGGAGTAAATGGGCTTCTACTACCCGGATCGGACTGGTCAATTTTCAAAATTTTCAAACGACCAGCTTAATAAAATCGAATGAAGATCAGTTTATAAAGTATGAAGAAGTCCCTCTGGAGGAATTGGGACGCCTGGACCGGTATGACTTTGTATTGGGTTTCGGTATGGGATTACGGATGACAGCCGGACAACGGGAACAACTTCAAAAGGCTGCCGATAAAGGAACTCCTGTTTATATTTATGCAGCTACGAATCCGGAAAATAATATTTGTAACCTGGATAGTATCACCAAGGCTGATATAACCTCTTATATCGGGAATGGAAATAAAAAGAATTACCGGAATATGGCCCGGTATATACGCCGGCAGATCGACCGGAAGCTTTTCTTCGTCACTCCGGCCGACACTGCGGTGGAGAGTGCTTCGGATGTACTTTTCCACTTAGATGAAAATCTTTCTTTCTCTACAGTGACGGATTATGAGAATTATATAAAAGGACATGGTTTCTATCGGGAAGGGCAACCCAAAGTGGCTATTGTCGGTGGCTTGAACGATCCTTTCAGTGGCAACCGGGATAATATCGACAGTCTGATCGTTTCATTTCAGCGTGCCGGCCTGAATGTGTATCCGATTTCCTCTTATATGAAACGGTTGGCTTTCCTGAAAGAAATCCAGCCGGATGCGGTGATTCATTTTGCCCATGGGCGTATGGTGATGGGGCAGGCCGATGCAGCTGTAGAATGGCTGAAAGAACGGAATATCCCTCTTTTTTCACCTCTGTCGATCCTGCAAACCCGGGAGGAATGGGAAAAAGATCCGATGGGGATGTTCGGCGGATTTATGTCGCAAAGTGTCGTTGTGCCGGAGTTGGATGGAGCGATCTATCCCTATGTGGTGAATGACCAGGAATTGGATAAAGACGGGGTGTATCTGTTCAAAGCGATCCCCGAACGCTTAAAGAATTTTACCGGGATTGTCAGTCACTTTATCCGCTTGAAACAAAAAGCGAATGCCGATAAAAGGGTGGCGATCTATTATTTCAAAGGGGCAGGACAATCTTCGCTGACAGCACAGGGTCTGGAGACGGTACCTTCGCTTTATAATCTGATCAAAAGACTGAAAGCTGAAGGGTATAAAGTAGAAAACCTTCCGGCTACCGAGAATGAATTCGAAAAGTTGCTGATGACACAAGGGGCTGTACTGAGTACTTATGCAGAAGGTGCTTTCGACGATTTTATGAAGAACGGTCATCCCGCTCTGGTGGAAAAGTCGGAATATGAATCATGGGTGAAACAAGCTCTTCCGCAAGGGCTCTATGCAGATGTGGTGAAGATATACGGAGAAGCTCCGGGAAACTATATGAGTACGGTAGAAAATGGAAAGTCCTATCTGGCGGTGGCTCGGATAGATCTGGGCAATGTGGTCTTATTGCCTCAGCCGATGGCGGCTGTCGGGGATGATGCTTTTGCTATTGTTCACGGCGCTAAAACCGCACCGCCGCATACCTATATCGGAGCTTATCTGTGGGCCCGATATGCTTTCGGTGCCGATGCGATGATCCATTTCGGGACACACGGTAGTCTGGAATTTACTCCTCAGAAACAGGTGGCACTCAGTAGTTACGACTGGCCGGACCGGCTGGTAGGCACTGTCCCTCATTTTTATTATTATACGATCGGAAATGTGGGAGAGAGTATGATGGCTAAAAGGCGTTCTTATGCAACGACTATTTCTTACCTGACTCCGCCTTTTATGGAAAGTAAGACCCGGGGACAGTATAAGAAACTGGAAAATGAGATTCAGACTTATTACAAAACAGATGAATCCGGGCAATTACAGGCCTCTTTGGCTGTAAAGAAAATTGCGGTGGAAATGGGATTACACCGGGAACTGCGTTTGGATAGCCTGTTGGACCGTCCCTATTCGACCGAGGAGATCGAGCGTATCGAGAATTTTGCCGAGGAGATTGCCAATGAAAAAATGACCGGACAGCTTTATACGACCGGTATTCCTTATTCCCCGGAAAAAATTCGTTCATCGGTTTTGGCGATGAGCACAGATCCGATAGCTTATAGCTTGGCAGCTTTGGATAAACAAAATGGAAAAGTGTCTGATAAACAATTGAATAGTAAGGTGTTTTTTACTCAGCGATATCTGGATCCGGCCAAACGGTTGGTCAGTCAGGTACTGGACGGTAAAAAAGCCGATGAGGCACTGGTTTGTCAGATCGCGGGGATCACTCCTGAAAAATTGAAAGAAGCACATACGATTCTTACTCCTCCGAAAAGGGGGATGATGGGGAAAGGTAAGGCGAAACCGGTAGTGCAGTATACCAATGAACAGAAAGCGGAAGCCCGGGCGATCACCGAAGTGGAACGTACGATTACGAATATTGTGAATTATAAGCTGGCTTTGGAAAATAGTCCGGAGCAGGAAATGCAGTCGGTATTGAATGCTTTGTCGGGTGGATATATCGCTCCCACTTCGGGAGGAGATGCAGTCGCTAATCCGCAGGCAGTACCTACCGGTCGTAATTTATATGCTGTCAATGCCGAGGCCACTCCATCGGAACAGGCTTGGACGAAAGGAAAAGAATTGGTCGAAAATACGCTTGCTCAATACCGGAAGACTCACGGTGATTATCCTCGTAAAGTGAGTTATACTTTCTGGAGCAGTGAATTTATCGAAAGTGAAGGAGCGACTATAGCACAAGTGCTTTATATGTTGGGTGTAGAGCCGGTGCGTGATGCTTATGGACGGGTGTCGGACCTGCGTTTGATTCCTTCGGAAACTTTGGGACGTCCCCGTATCGACGTGGTGGTTCAGACCTCCGGCCAGTTCCGGGATTTAGCGGCTTCACGGCTTGCGTTGATCTCGAGAGCTGTGGAAATGGCGGCCGCTTCTGCAAATGATAAATACGACAATCGGGTGGCGGAAAGCACGGTAGAGACGGAACGGTTACTGGTGGAACAGGGAGTTTCGCCTAAAGAAGCCCGCGAAATGTCTGCAAAACGAGTGTTCGGTGGTGTGAACGGCATGTACGGAACCGGAATTCAGGGAATGATCACCAGTGGGGATAAATGGGAAGATGAAAAAGAAATAGCCGATACCTACATCAATAATATGGGGGCTGTCTACGGAAGTGAGAAAGAATGGGGAGAAATGAAAAGCGGATTGTTGCGGGCCGTATTACACCATACGGATGTTGTCGTTCAACCCCGGCAAAGCAATACCTGGGGAGCATTGAGCCTGGATCATGTATATGAGTTTATGGGAGGCATGAACTTGGCTGTACGTAATGTCACCGGTAAAGATCCCGAGGCTTATTTTGCCGATTACCGGAATCGCAACCGGGTGAGAATGCAGGATTTGAAGGAGGCTATCGGAGTGGAATCGCGTTCGACGATTTTCAATCCGGAATATATCAAAGAAGTGATGAAAGGAGGGGCGTCGAGTGCTTCACAGATTACAGAAGTGGTAACGAACACTTACGGGTGGAATGTCACCAAGCCTGAAGTAATCGACGACGCTATGTGGAATCAGATTTATGATGTTTATGTGACGGATTCTTACAAGTTGGGAACCGAAGATTTTTTCAAACAACAAAATCCGGCCGCTTTGCAGGAGATCACAGCAGTGATGCTCGAGACTGCCCGGAAGGGGATGTGGGAGGCTTCGGAACAACAGATCAGTACCCTGGCAAATTTGCATACCGATCTGGTGAAAGAGTTCGGATCGGCCGGGAGCGGATTTGCCGGAGGGAATGCCAAACTGCAGGATTATATCGCCAGCCGGGTACAGCCGGAACGTGCCACTGTTTACAAAGAGCAGATTCAATCCATGAAAACGGCTCAGGTGGCTACCGATAAAAAAGGAATGGTCCTGAAAAAAGATGAGGTAGCTCAGGCTGAACGGGGAGAGAAAAATGCCTTGAACGGCGTATGGATCGCTGGTGGGGTATTCGCTCTGTTTGTGATACTGTTGCTGGTTTTGAAGAAAAAAAGAAAAGGGAATTAA
- a CDS encoding TonB-dependent receptor: MLKNIFITILLICSVSGVWGQKSVKVKVSGNVITTDGVPAEFINIQLKNTFYGGTSDGKGYFEFMAPAGQYTMIVQSIAAHRREFPVTIEEGKENHFADIEIRENINQLEQVVVTGQFSPQSMRNSLYKVRTVNSEQIRQKAPTSVQSLLNTEIGIRLSNDMALGETDFELMGMSGNNVKILLDGIPLIDRGATKQSLSQLDVNSIERVEIVEGPMSVVYGTDALAGVINIITKKGDGYSEENTWRVGARVQEESMGKEYDFFKDKGLHNESIDLGFNHKSGLFVNGGYTRNNHGGWQGDLTGREKRWHPKDQALMNGMFGFQNRNMNVWYRLDFLDEKIFGPNNGSELQPEKVSDKDFLTKRYTHQLQSDWKLDNRLDVHAALSYQDYKRRTRTTESDLSTGEKWLSSAEASQDITQYKAWIARATVAWNIAPEFSVQPGVEYQWTQGEGGRIDGTPKVSDLAFFLSAEYKPWEWLSLRPGVRTFIVADYDAPIAIPSVLTKFKLTKHMDLRLSYAYGFRSPTLQELYFSFHNDNHDIDGNPDLKAEYSHNITGSVAYRVLHSEKIHLTTTLSGFYNDFRDKISLAQNVDIPNYNTYYNIDRYKTVGGSLENSLSWGGLRANLNVSLIGRYNRYATGDKSMPRFRYSPEVSTSISYHIEKTGTDISLFYKYTGERKEYYYHEYTTADNKKESEIYLRGMKSYHTGDLTVTQKLTSFLHLNAGVKNLFNLTSLETIAESPNDTPSVSYLGCGRSWSVGLSFLLNGKFN; this comes from the coding sequence ATGCTGAAAAATATCTTTATTACAATCCTATTAATTTGTTCTGTATCCGGTGTTTGGGGGCAGAAAAGTGTAAAAGTAAAAGTTTCGGGAAATGTTATAACGACCGATGGTGTTCCTGCTGAATTTATCAATATCCAATTGAAAAATACGTTTTACGGAGGTACTTCGGATGGGAAAGGATATTTTGAATTTATGGCTCCGGCAGGACAATATACGATGATAGTCCAATCCATAGCTGCACATCGCCGGGAATTTCCCGTTACGATCGAAGAGGGAAAAGAGAATCATTTCGCGGATATTGAAATCCGGGAGAATATCAATCAGCTCGAACAGGTAGTGGTTACGGGACAGTTTTCTCCTCAATCGATGCGTAATTCTTTATACAAAGTACGGACAGTCAATAGCGAACAGATCCGTCAGAAAGCGCCGACCAGTGTACAGTCTTTGCTGAATACAGAGATCGGAATCCGGTTATCCAACGATATGGCTTTGGGTGAAACGGATTTCGAATTGATGGGGATGAGTGGAAACAATGTCAAAATATTGCTGGATGGTATTCCATTGATCGACCGGGGAGCGACGAAACAAAGTCTGAGCCAGTTAGATGTGAATAGTATCGAACGGGTAGAGATTGTCGAGGGACCGATGTCGGTGGTTTACGGTACCGATGCTTTGGCAGGGGTAATCAATATCATCACTAAAAAGGGGGATGGGTATTCGGAGGAGAATACCTGGAGAGTGGGAGCCCGGGTACAAGAGGAATCTATGGGGAAAGAGTATGATTTTTTTAAAGATAAGGGACTTCATAATGAGAGTATAGATCTGGGATTTAACCACAAAAGCGGACTTTTTGTCAATGGAGGATATACCCGCAATAATCATGGAGGCTGGCAGGGAGATTTGACCGGCCGGGAGAAACGCTGGCATCCGAAAGATCAGGCTTTGATGAATGGGATGTTCGGATTTCAGAACCGGAATATGAATGTATGGTATCGGTTGGATTTCCTCGATGAGAAGATTTTCGGTCCCAATAATGGGAGTGAACTTCAGCCGGAAAAAGTTTCCGATAAAGATTTTCTGACCAAAAGGTATACCCATCAGTTACAGTCGGATTGGAAGCTGGATAACCGTCTGGATGTCCATGCAGCTCTTTCTTATCAGGATTATAAACGGCGTACCCGGACGACGGAGAGTGATTTGTCGACCGGAGAGAAATGGCTTTCTTCTGCCGAAGCGAGTCAGGACATTACCCAATACAAAGCCTGGATAGCCCGGGCTACGGTTGCGTGGAATATTGCACCTGAATTCAGTGTACAGCCGGGAGTAGAATATCAGTGGACGCAAGGTGAAGGCGGACGTATCGACGGTACACCGAAAGTTTCGGACCTGGCTTTTTTTCTCTCGGCCGAATATAAACCCTGGGAATGGCTGAGTTTACGTCCCGGAGTACGAACCTTTATCGTTGCCGATTACGATGCTCCGATAGCTATCCCCTCGGTATTGACCAAATTCAAGTTGACCAAACATATGGATTTACGGTTGTCCTATGCCTATGGATTCCGTTCTCCGACTTTGCAGGAACTCTATTTCTCTTTCCACAATGATAATCATGATATAGACGGGAATCCGGATTTGAAGGCCGAATATTCCCACAATATTACGGGGTCTGTTGCCTACCGGGTATTGCATAGCGAGAAAATACATCTGACAACCACTTTGAGCGGATTTTATAATGATTTCAGGGATAAGATCAGTCTGGCTCAGAATGTCGATATTCCGAATTATAATACCTATTATAATATCGACCGTTACAAAACGGTAGGTGGATCTTTGGAGAATTCGTTGAGCTGGGGAGGACTTCGGGCAAATCTGAATGTGTCGTTGATCGGGCGCTACAACCGGTATGCTACCGGGGATAAAAGTATGCCCCGATTCCGGTATTCTCCCGAAGTGAGTACCAGCATCAGTTATCACATCGAAAAGACCGGTACGGATATCAGCTTGTTCTATAAATACACTGGCGAAAGAAAAGAGTATTATTATCATGAATATACGACAGCCGATAATAAGAAAGAAAGTGAAATCTACCTGAGGGGAATGAAAAGCTATCATACCGGTGACCTTACAGTTACTCAAAAACTGACTTCATTTCTCCATCTGAATGCAGGAGTTAAAAACCTTTTTAATCTGACTTCACTCGAGACAATTGCCGAATCTCCTAACGATACGCCTTCTGTCAGCTATTTAGGCTGCGGACGAAGTTGGTCGGTGGGGTTGAGTTTCTTATTGAACGGAAAATTCAATTAG
- a CDS encoding MATE family efflux transporter — translation MQDGRLSKRVQMEGRNKTHSLVTGNITWGMLWFAVPMILGNLLQQFYNIADTLIVGRFLGAKALAAVGSAYTLMIFLTSVLLGLCMGSGVVFSLQYGARDHEALKRSIFVSLVLIGVITLLLNIAVFVWIDPILRLLQVPAEVYILMRDYLWIIFGGIGFTFLYNYYASLLRAVGNSVLPLVFLAVAVVLNIVLDLVFILSFGWGVRGAALATVIAQAVSGIGLCFYSLYRFPDFRVSRQNMQLKWATVKEIATYSSLTCAQQSVMNFGILMVQGLINSFGTAVMAGFAAAVKIDSFAYMPVQDFGNAFSTFIAQNFGAGKHERIRKGIRVAVRVTLIFCLIISVLVFILARPLMLIFIPAHETEIISVGVEYLRIEGAFYCGIGWLFLLYGFYRAVRRPGMSVVLTVISLGVRVALAYTLAAIPGIGVWGIWWSIPIGWFLADIFGWCYYRMKQRKSLEW, via the coding sequence ATGCAGGATGGGCGTTTATCGAAGAGGGTACAGATGGAAGGGAGAAATAAAACACACAGTCTGGTGACCGGAAATATTACATGGGGGATGTTGTGGTTTGCTGTTCCGATGATATTGGGAAATTTGTTACAGCAGTTCTATAATATCGCCGATACATTGATCGTCGGTCGGTTTTTGGGAGCCAAGGCTTTGGCTGCTGTGGGGTCGGCCTATACGTTGATGATTTTTCTGACTTCGGTCCTCCTGGGCTTATGCATGGGAAGCGGGGTTGTTTTTTCACTTCAGTACGGAGCCAGGGATCATGAAGCTTTGAAACGTAGTATTTTTGTCTCTCTGGTATTGATCGGGGTGATTACGCTATTGCTGAATATTGCGGTTTTTGTCTGGATCGATCCTATTTTGCGGTTACTGCAGGTCCCGGCTGAAGTATATATCCTTATGCGGGATTATTTGTGGATTATTTTTGGGGGAATCGGATTTACCTTTCTCTATAACTATTATGCTTCCTTACTCCGGGCTGTCGGGAATTCTGTCCTGCCCTTGGTCTTTCTGGCTGTAGCTGTTGTTCTTAACATTGTGCTCGATTTGGTTTTTATTCTGTCTTTCGGTTGGGGAGTCCGCGGAGCGGCACTGGCTACGGTCATCGCTCAGGCGGTATCGGGGATCGGACTCTGTTTCTATAGCCTTTACCGGTTTCCGGATTTCAGGGTTTCCCGCCAGAATATGCAACTAAAGTGGGCTACGGTCAAAGAAATTGCAACCTATTCTTCGCTGACTTGTGCCCAGCAATCTGTTATGAATTTCGGCATATTGATGGTGCAGGGACTGATCAATAGCTTTGGTACGGCTGTTATGGCTGGCTTTGCTGCGGCAGTTAAAATCGATTCGTTTGCTTATATGCCTGTTCAGGATTTCGGAAATGCCTTCTCTACTTTTATCGCTCAGAATTTCGGAGCTGGAAAACACGAACGTATCCGCAAAGGAATCCGGGTCGCCGTTAGGGTTACCCTTATTTTTTGCCTTATTATTTCTGTACTCGTTTTTATTTTGGCCAGGCCACTGATGCTTATCTTTATTCCGGCACATGAAACGGAAATTATTTCTGTCGGTGTCGAATATTTACGGATTGAAGGAGCTTTTTATTGTGGCATTGGTTGGTTGTTTTTATTATATGGTTTCTATCGTGCTGTCAGGAGACCCGGAATGTCTGTCGTGTTGACCGTTATATCCCTGGGTGTCCGGGTGGCCCTGGCTTATACCTTAGCTGCTATTCCGGGTATAGGTGTATGGGGAATCTGGTGGTCTATTCCTATCGGATGGTTTTTGGCAGATATTTTCGGTTGGTGTTATTATCGAATGAAACAAAGAAAATCTTTGGAGTGGTGA
- a CDS encoding TonB-dependent receptor translates to MKVVDILFAVVLLLPGGFIRAQEIRDSLPQGRSYTIDEVVVTGTRNETDIRHLPMTVSVVGRQQIEQSNESSLLPLLTEQVPGLFITSRGMMGYGVSGGAAGQMSLRGVGGAPQEGVPTTGLLVLIDGHPQYMGLFAHPISDAYQSFLAERVEVLRGPASVLYGSNAMGGVINIVTRKMQEDGMKTHFNLGYGSYNTLQTEVTNRLKTGRFTSVVSASYNRSDGHRPDMEFGQAGGYAKLGYEISQAWNVRADVNLTHFNASNPGKVTDPLIDNDQRITRGMTSFALENNYEKTSGALSFFYNWGKHWINDGYAVGGEPLDYRFNSRDDMLGLSWYQSVQLFKGNRLTAGVDFFHFGGESWNQPVNGGERQPQVDKKQDEMAGYVDFRQHLYRWLTLDLGVRIDHHSHVGTEWVPQAGLSFHLPANAEIKLMAGKGFRYPTIRELYMFRPANPDLRPERLWNYELAWSQRSMKGRLFYGVNVFYIDGENLIMRMPVDGRQMNINTGKIENTGAEVQFAYRFSPVWSVDANYSYLHMEQPVLASPRHKAYAGATFSKGRWFAGTGVQYVAGLYTGVKIGNTGRDMKEDFVMWNLQGQFRAASWIHIWARGENLLAQRYEINDGFPMPKATVMAGMNINF, encoded by the coding sequence ATGAAAGTAGTTGATATTTTATTTGCAGTAGTTTTACTGCTACCGGGCGGATTTATCCGGGCCCAGGAGATAAGAGACAGTCTGCCACAGGGCAGGTCGTATACGATCGATGAGGTGGTAGTGACAGGTACGCGTAATGAGACCGACATTCGCCATTTGCCGATGACGGTTTCGGTGGTGGGGCGCCAGCAGATCGAGCAGAGTAATGAATCTTCTTTGCTTCCCTTGTTGACCGAACAGGTGCCGGGGCTTTTTATTACCTCTCGGGGGATGATGGGATACGGGGTGTCGGGAGGTGCTGCCGGGCAGATGTCTTTGCGTGGAGTCGGTGGTGCACCGCAGGAGGGAGTGCCGACGACCGGGCTGTTGGTGTTGATCGACGGACATCCTCAATATATGGGGCTTTTCGCCCATCCGATTTCCGATGCTTATCAGTCGTTTTTAGCTGAACGGGTCGAGGTCCTGCGTGGGCCGGCATCGGTATTGTACGGTTCGAATGCAATGGGAGGTGTGATCAATATCGTTACCCGTAAAATGCAGGAAGATGGCATGAAAACCCATTTTAATCTGGGGTATGGCTCTTACAATACCTTGCAGACAGAAGTAACGAACCGACTGAAAACCGGACGTTTTACGAGTGTGGTGAGCGCTTCGTATAACCGGAGCGACGGACATCGGCCGGATATGGAATTCGGGCAGGCAGGAGGTTATGCGAAATTAGGATATGAGATTTCGCAGGCATGGAATGTACGGGCTGATGTAAACCTGACCCACTTCAACGCTTCGAACCCCGGTAAGGTTACCGATCCATTGATAGATAATGATCAACGGATCACCAGAGGTATGACTTCTTTTGCACTTGAAAACAATTATGAAAAAACTTCGGGTGCTTTGAGTTTCTTCTATAATTGGGGAAAGCATTGGATTAACGATGGATATGCCGTTGGAGGGGAACCACTGGACTATCGTTTTAATTCACGGGACGATATGCTGGGACTGTCGTGGTATCAGAGTGTACAACTCTTTAAAGGAAACCGTCTCACAGCAGGAGTCGATTTCTTTCATTTCGGCGGGGAGTCCTGGAATCAACCTGTGAATGGTGGTGAACGCCAACCGCAAGTCGATAAGAAGCAGGACGAAATGGCCGGATATGTAGATTTTCGCCAACATCTTTACCGTTGGTTGACATTGGATTTGGGGGTACGTATCGACCATCATTCGCATGTGGGGACCGAATGGGTTCCTCAGGCTGGATTGTCGTTCCACTTGCCTGCGAATGCAGAGATAAAACTGATGGCCGGGAAAGGTTTCCGCTATCCGACGATCCGGGAACTTTATATGTTTCGGCCGGCCAATCCTGATTTGAGACCGGAGCGACTGTGGAATTATGAGTTGGCCTGGTCGCAGCGTTCGATGAAGGGGCGGCTTTTTTATGGGGTAAATGTTTTTTATATCGATGGGGAAAATCTGATTATGAGAATGCCGGTCGATGGCAGGCAGATGAATATCAATACCGGAAAGATCGAAAATACCGGAGCTGAAGTGCAGTTTGCTTATCGTTTTTCTCCTGTCTGGTCGGTAGATGCCAATTACAGTTATCTGCATATGGAACAGCCTGTACTGGCTTCTCCCCGGCACAAGGCTTATGCCGGAGCCACTTTTTCCAAAGGCCGCTGGTTTGCCGGGACCGGTGTGCAGTATGTGGCCGGATTATATACCGGTGTAAAAATAGGAAATACGGGAAGAGATATGAAAGAAGATTTTGTGATGTGGAATTTGCAGGGACAGTTTCGGGCTGCGTCGTGGATTCATATCTGGGCCCGGGGAGAGAACTTACTGGCACAACGGTATGAGATCAACGACGGATTTCCTATGCCTAAGGCTACGGTGATGGCCGGAATGAATATTAATTTTTAA